From Diadema setosum chromosome 5, eeDiaSeto1, whole genome shotgun sequence, the proteins below share one genomic window:
- the LOC140228370 gene encoding uncharacterized protein codes for MALAVNSNCSSRPSYIQEGQPSETRPFSYVKRPANSRVPYVIQDQPCVDSEIYFGQSNGLHPNEQRPPPRPPRSPKVSRIVPHKPPRTPPRSPLAGRTNLSYSQSESDLRNHMGLRVPQPATPPPRTPPPNFGSKQMFFPSDEPVPRSPRVPPRSFHPPAIPAVPPRSPRLPPKPPKAPQLPPPHHQPQPPVVRSISNRSDRLERSQSGNARTDIQKMTRQTSADTVRLNPQSERELRAAPPPPVATSAITQQPRSANRSKEVNGNGRTSQQPKESKSGDRQAMQMEKSEESKTCCQQCAKLCVNDIPEFLIELCLD; via the coding sequence ATGGCCTTAGCTGTCAACTCAAACTGCAGCTCTCGCCCATCCTACATTCAAGAAGGCCAGCCTTCGGAGACTCGTCCTTTTTCCTACGTGAAGAGACCGGCAAACTCTCGCGTGCCCTACGTCATTCAGGACCAGCCTTGCGTGGATTCCGAAATCTATTTCGGGCAGTCCAATGGCCTGCACCCAAACGAGCAACGTCCACCGCCTCGACCACCTCGATCCCCAAAAGTCAGCCGCATCGTTCCCCACAAACCCCCGAGAACCCCGCCAAGATCGCCCCTCGCAGGGCGGACAAACTTATCTTACTCCCAGTCCGAATCGGATCTTCGTAATCACATGGGATTGAGGGTGCCACAACCCGCAACACCACCTCCCCGAACTCCACCTCCTAATTTCGGATCCAAACAGATGTTCTTTCCATCGGATGAGCCAGTTCCTCGATCTCCAAGAGTCCCGCCGAGGAGTTTCCACCCGCCTGCCATCCCGGCTGTTCCCCCACGGTCTCCCAGACTCCCTCCCAAGCCGCCTAAAGCTCCACAGCTTCCTCCTCCCCACCATCAGCCGCAACCGCCCGTTGTTAGATCCATTTCAAATCGCTCGGACAGACTGGAGCGAAGCCAGTCAGGTAATGCTCGGACCGATATTCAGAAAATGACGCGACAAACCAGCGCTGATACAGTGCGGTTAAATCCTCAATCGGAAAGGGAACTTCGCGCCGCACCACCCCCACCTGTAGCGACATCAGCAATTACTCAGCAGCCGAGATCGGCGAACAGGAGCAAGGAGGTCAATGGTAATGGCAGGACAAGTCAGCAACCTAAAGAAAGTAAGTCAGGGGACAGGCAGGCGATGCAGATGGAGAAATCGGAGGAAAGCAAGACGTGTTGCCAGCAATGTGCCAAGCTTTGTGTGAACGATATACCAGAATTCCTCATCGAACTATGCCTGGATTGA